One stretch of Papaver somniferum cultivar HN1 unplaced genomic scaffold, ASM357369v1 unplaced-scaffold_154, whole genome shotgun sequence DNA includes these proteins:
- the LOC113336696 gene encoding glutamine synthetase cytosolic isozyme 1-like gives MSLLSDLINIDLTDSTEKVIAEYIWIGGSSCMDLRSKARTLSGPVANPLKLPKWNYDGSSTNQATGEDSEVILYPQAIFKDPFRRGNNILVLCDTYTPGGDPISTNTRYNAAKIFNDPDVVAEEPWFGIEQEYTLLQKESKWPIGFPVGVSPPAQGHYYCGIGSDKIFGRDIVEAHYKACLYAGINHGGISSEVAPGQWEYQVGPSTGISAGDELWVSRYILKRIAEIAGVVVCFDPEPVQKGWNGAGAHTNFSTKTMRNEGGFKFIREAIEKLGLKHKEHIAFYGDGNERRLTGKNETANYNNFIWGVGNRQVSIRVGKDVEKAGKGYFEDRRPGSNMDPYLVTSMIAETTLLWKRM, from the exons ATGTCTCTTCTTTCTGATTTAATTAACATAGATCTTACTGATTCAACTGAGAAAGTCATAGCTGAATACATATGGATCGGCGGGTCGTCGTGCATGGATCTACGTAGCAAAGCCAGAACTCTTTCCGGTCCTGTTGCTAATCCTCTCAAACTTCCCAAGTGGAACTATGATGGTTCAAGTACTAATCAAGCTACTGGAGAAGACAGTGAAGTTATTTTGTACCCACAAGCAATTTTCAAAGACCCGTTCAGACGTGGCAATAATATTCTCGTGCTTTGTGACACTTACACTCCCGGTGGAGACCCAATTTCTACCAACACTAGGTACAATGCCGCAAAGATATTCAATGATCCGGATGTTGTTGCTGAAGAACCCTGGTTTGGCATTGAGCAG GAATACACCCTATTGCAAAAGGAGTCTAAATGGCCAATAGGGTTTCCGGTGGGAGTCTCTCCGCCTGCTCAGGGACATTACTACTGTGGGATTGGATCCGATAAGATCTTCGGACGCGACATAGTTGAGGCTCATTATAAAGCTTGTCTTTATGCTGGTATTAACCACGGTGGAATCAGTTCTGAAGTAGCACCAGGACAATGGGAGTATCAGGTTGGACCGTCTACTGGGATTTCAGCTGGTGATGAATTATGGGTTTCTCGATATATCTTGAAAAGAATTGCTGAGATTGCTGGTGTTGTTGTCTGCTTCGACCCAGAACCAGTGCAAAAGGGTTGGAATGGTGCTGGAGCACATACAAATTTCAGCACTAAAACCATGAGAAATGAAGGAGGGTTCAAATTTATTAGGGAGGCCATTGAGAAGTTGGGACTCAAGCACAAAGAACACATTGCATTTTACGGCGACGGGAATGAACGACGTCTTACGGGGAAGAATGAGACTGCAaattataataatttcatatgGGGAGTTGGAAATAGGCAAGTTTCTATTCGAGTTGGAAAAGATGTTGAAAAAGCAGGAAAAGGGTATTTCGAAGATCGTCGTCCGGGATCGAACATGGATCCGTACTTGGTTACTTCCATGATAGCCGAAACTACTCTTCTTTGGAAACGAATGTAA